Within the Sarcophilus harrisii chromosome 2, mSarHar1.11, whole genome shotgun sequence genome, the region CTTTGCAGATTCACAGCACAATCACTTCACAAGCTTATCAAGTAGGGAGTGTATTATTGTCACTATTTTACACATTGGTTAACTGAGATGATAAGTTTAACCCGCTCTTACACAAGTAGTACTAGTAAATACTTGAATTGGAATCTGGTACTCCACTCCAGTCCTATTTATATCATACTCCTTTGCCTCCCAAATTCTGCCCCATTCTCTATCTGGGACTTGATTATATGTTCAAGAAAAAGATCTCCCATCCCTAGAAAGATGTTAATGAGTTGCTGTGTTTTTAATCCCCTTAAAGATATCTTCTGTAATAATGGCCAAGCtaacaggaaggaagaaagcagtATCCAGCTGGATTGAGAAAATTCACCTTTTTACTAAGCCATGGCTTATACTCTTCTTCTTTGtcattatttatttcaaagagaaatgTTGTATTGgttataataaatgttttccttattAAATTTCCTTCAGTTGACACATCAGAATATGCAGCATTGCTACAATAAGAACTCAGAAAAAAGATCTGATTTTTTGTAAATTATTACCAATAAATAAGAGTACATATTAATCAGTTACCTTGACCTAGTTCAGAGATgtcctaaaataaaaatagaattcacAAGATATACTGAAATATAGATCAATATTTCTTGTTTATGTCATTTGTTATTGGCTCCTCCTCTTCTCTCAGCCCccaatgtaaatttttttacactttgattttttaaatttatttttagtatacattgctttatgaatcatgttgggagaaaaaaatcagaacaaaaggggaaaaccatgggagagagggaaaaaaaacagaagtgaacatagaatgtgttgatttacattaaatctccttagtttttttttttttttttcctagatgcaGATGacgttttctatccaaagtctattgggatgaCCTTTAATCTATTTCCTAAAAATTTCTGGGATGTTTAAATTGGAAAGGGCAATCAGTATGCTTTTCAGTTTTTGAAGCTCCCATTATCTCTGGGCTAACACATAGAATATGGGATAGGAAAGTAGGTAGAGCATATAATGCTGGTGTTTTTTAACATCCATTATTCCAAATCTGTTCAGACAAAACTTGGTGACCCTAAAATTCTTGAGCAGGTCCTGCAAACTCTCTTTGACAGTTATGTGCCATTAGcttcttaaagaaaggaaagaatgatttttaaaggacTTTTAGGGCTGGAGGAAATGTTCACATTATGCTTGATGGTCTTTGCTGTTGAACTCTTCAGTGTACTCTTGATACGTTTTCTTAACTATTCATATAATTTGGGCACTTGGTGCAAAAACATTAATTCTAGAGCAACTGCAGGCTGTGCTTTAGGCAAAGGTTtgcttcatttctctgggcctcccTTGCCAAAGGAGTAAGTAGGACTGGGTTGCCTtgtaagatcccttccagttctgtgTCTATAACACTGCAGTCCCCATTTGGGATAGCATATGACAACCTCCATAACATAACATTCACCACACAGAAATATTCCTGATATTGCTTTCTAAGGTAAAAGAACGGGGTGGGGATGAGAGTGGGGAGGTGGAGCCTGTCTCTTTTTATACATGACATGTATGACACAAAACCTCTGCTGATAGCAGATACACATTTAAAAAGctgtcttttgtatttttgttttaggATTGCAGGAATTTGATGAACAGCTGGTAGCAGAAGTGTCTGAAAAACATCTGCAAGAAGCATGTCCTGGGTCATCTGAGAATGAGGCGCCATCGTACCTCCTGGCCCCTCCGGCGGACAAGAAAGACCTTGAAGCTGGTCAGCTTCCCTCAGTGATGCCATTGCTGCTGGAGGCCAAGAAGCCTGAGGAGAGCCCTACGCTGATTGCTGATCAGGATTTGTCCTCCAATGAATCATCAGCCCCACAAGAAGACTCAGTGACAAAAGACAACATGGGAGTGACACTTGAGGCTTCCAGTGATGCTGAGTTGAAGGCCAAAACCTTGCTGCCAGAATCTATGTCCAGCAGAAGCAAGCTTAGAAAACCCAAGCCAGTGTCTCTAAAGATGAGGGCAACTGGAGGAGAATTCTCAGAAACCGATACCATTGTGGAGGACCACCCTATCCCCAAAGCATCCTATCAATTCAATCCAGATGAGTTTGATGAAAATACAAACCCTTTCATGATAGGAGGTTCCAAGATCCTCAATTCTCCTCCTGCAGTGAAGCAAACCTTAAGTTCTTCCAGTGGAGATGCCAGTGATTCAGGGGTAGAGCTGCTGGAGGAATCCAGGGGCTCATCTCTGAAACTGGAATTTGATTTCACAGATGGCATGGAAAGCACAGGTGTCAAGAAACCCCCTCTTAGGAAACCTGCACATGGAGGCAGGAAGATGGTTAGCAAGCTGGCTATCAGGGCACAGAAAGATGGAATCAGCAAACCAGTTATTGCCAAAGGCTTGGAAAAGCCTTCACACcccacagatgaagaaattccccTCCAAAAAGCCACCTCTAAACTAGAGCCCAATCAGGGAGACAGCTCCAACTTTAACCCCTTTGGGGGCAGCTCTACTCTGCAGAACTCCCCACCCCTCTCCAAGGGGTCCTATCACTTTGATCCAGATAACTTTGATGACTCCATGGATCCCTTTAAGCCTACAAAGACCCTGAGCAATTGTGGACCAGAAGATGGTAATGAAGCTATTGAAATCTTAGAATCTCAGCTGTATGAAGTACAGGGTGAGGAGGTGAAGAAAGGGACAGCTTCCCCCAAGAAGGCAAAGTCGCGTTTGATAACGTGAGTGAGGGTGGATGCTGGGATAGTTCTGTTCTTCACTCTGTTTGTGGGGCCTGACAGCCATAACTTGGTGCCTATTTAACTTAGAGGAGATACAGAAGGAACAAAGATGGATGCTTATAGAGCTTTAACCTaaagttttcattattttgcCTAATATAACAGATTAGCTATTGTACACAATTAAGTCACCAAAGGCAAATTGGTGAATGTTCTACATGAACTTTTTTGTCTCATATGTTTGATTCTTTTAAGAGATTGAACAACAACCCCCAATGATAGGCCTCCAAAACCTTAAGTCATCAGTTAGATCATTTGGCTTAATATAGAGTACTACATTAACCCCATATAGAAGTCTGGCTAAAATTAGTAACGTGGTGGTCTTccataatttgtaatttttgtgATTTATAAGGTAGCAGTTTAGAAAATGAATCATTACATCTAAATCAGAAAGATCTACAACTTATTTGCTTgtatattttcccctttattgaATCTTGGATCTTCCTTTCAAGTACCTTTTGAATTATTAAAGTCTTTGCATATGTAATTTCTGGCCATATCCAGTGTCCAAATCCAGTAATGGTTAAAAATTCAACATTTTGTGCCTTCGTTGTGTTTTTCAGGGATAATATATTGGTCCCTTGAGTCAAGAAATAGAAAGTGGATaacagaattagaaatcaagTGAGGAGTCACTTCATGTTGGTGGTCGTGATAAGAAAATGAATAGGGAAAACTGGGTGGTTTTGCCCACTGATGTGCTGTATGACCTTGACATTTCAGctctatgggtctcagtttccttatttgtatggAGTTGGAGTTAGATGAGCTATAAGATTCCTTCTAATTCCCATACTTCTATGGGCTTCCAGAGCTTTGAAGAGGGCAGAAGGGTGTGGCAATGTCCAGGAATCACAAAGGCTAGTCAACCTGAGAAACCATATAAATGTCCAAAAGTCCCAGAGTTCCCTAAATTAATCAGTGACGTGATCAAATACCCTGACTTAGGCTAAAAGTGAACTGAATGTCTAGAAATATCTGCCTAGTTTCTTGGGTTCTTTTGTGATATTATTTCCAGTGGATGATGCAATAGACATTTCAGTGGCCTTAGGAGATAGAGGAGAGACAGGTTGAGTTCTTGACTGACATTAATTAGTTTTGTGATCATGGATGGGATTGGGCAAgttcttttctctgaattctaattctggtaccaatatctttgcaaaggcAAAATGAAGCtgtgtatataaagtgcttttttaACTATTAAATGTCAGTTAATGAGGATATCTGTGTTCTTCTAGTCTCTGACATTACTTGCTTTTTGACCTTGGGTAGGTCACAAACTTAAATTTTTCAGGTACCAGACAACTCTCAGGTACCAAAAATTACTGATGAATTGCTGATATCCATTGGTTGAAGGAATTTCTATATTGCGAGTTTCTCCagattaatgaaatcatagatctggaatgaaaggaaaaatatatgtatatatatatatgtatatgtattcccATAATAAATGGTGGAGAAGTGGTTGGTCAGCATTATTAAGATTTATTGTTATGCTGAAGAGGAGGAAAGATAGGAAGATAAGAATCTTCATATCTGGTTCAGAGTGGTCAGTCCAAAAAGATCTGTGCCAATTGGAGAAAAAACTTCATACATTTTCCTGTGTATTTCTTCAAAAAGTCAGGATACACTTTCAGGTAGTGAGAAGTACTTGTCATTGTGTTCTTGCACTCACTAGATTGGCTTTCCCATGGCTATTTTTGTGGATAAACCTCTTCATCGACTCTCCTGACTGATGGTTCTCCCATCCAGGACACTTAGTAATCATTTCTTAGAAATTAATCCTATTTAATAGTCTCCTGGCATGTTCTGCAAAAGACAGTGTCATGTTCTGTGGATAATCATGGAGATTTCTGGTAGAGAAAACCTTCCTCCACATCCTGAGCAGTCACCAAGTCTGGGACCTTTGTACTTGCTTAGTATAGTCTGCTAGAAAAATGGTTAAATTGGTGGTCCCGGTTCTGATATTTAAGATCTGTTTGACAGTCGATGGGAGTTAGCCTCTCATAGTCTCagttttgctcatctgtaaaaggacTGAGGCACAATCATATTTGTCTTCACATACCTTTACATAATGTTtcacttcacacacacacacacacacacacattgttctGAAAGAGCTGGTTTACAAAGATCTTTGTTTCTATGTTGTTTCTCTGGTTTACAGTGAATTATCATCTTGTTACAGATTTCGACCATTTGCGATATGATATTTAATAAGCTAggtgaaattatattttagatttttgtgTATTGTTATTTAGGTTCAAATCTAAACTTGGACTACAGTGTGACACTATTTGAGGTCCTGAGGGTTAAAGATAGCTACACGTAcacagagcactggacttgggagtcaggaagagtgaGCCTGGGCTGGTCACTTATCTTGGGTTTTTCATTTGCAAATGGAAGTGATAATAACCCTATCTCACTGAGTTGTCACCAGAAGCCAGTGAGATTGTATATAGCACTGCAAAGCTGAGAAATGTAAGTGTGGCTTTTAACAGTGCTCTATGCATTCAAATATGTGTGGTCATTTGAGTGGTCACTTTATTGTTACACAGCTTTCAGAATAATTTTCATATCTTTGTTAGACTCATTTTTAGAGTGGACATCCTGATTTTTCTAACACTCTCTTAATATTTTTCTGTGCAGCATCCAATTCTGTTTTTGTAGAATTGAggtttgttcaatcattctccagtGGTAACTAACATCTGTGAAATTGGGCATTATTTATCTGTACTATATATCTGTTATAGAGGGAATTACATCTACCAAACGAGAGAGAATATCCCAGTCTTTACacgatttttttttctccatctgtctgtctctttcctatctctatttcttttttatttaaatttttggtgCATCAGGACTACTGAACAAGTGAAATTTCTCTGTTTTCTGTTGTAAGTACTCTTCCATGGTTTCTTTTGGTCCTGGGGTGGGTTGGCTCTTATCCCTCCTCCCATTGTCCTTCTGCAGCATGTTGGCTTTCGCCTCTGATTTTAGTTTGATACTGTGTCCTTTGCATTTCAaactctgcctcattaaaaagccGAGCCTTGCAATTGTCTGTATGTAAAGGAATGGAAACTTGACCTTCTAGCCTTAGCTGTGTGAGCTTGCTTCCATGGCATGGCCCTTGTAATATGTCCTGACATTGGTAAAGAAAGTGGTCCAGAAAGCTTCTCGTTTAGCCTTGAGATGGAAAAAAACGACCATTGTTTGGCCCTCTCACCTGCTACCTGACATTGGGAGTCCGTCTAGCATTTATGTGAGAGAACAAAGTCCTGGATCTTAAAAGTATGCATTTCTGCTGAGTCAACTTAACATCTCTCACAATTTCAGGCAGTACCTGAAGTAACTATGAGAGCAGAACTTTGAAAATACAGATTTTGTACATCAATCAAGTACATTccaataattatgtatatattggatatatCACTTAagtgaaataacatttttttaaaaaatcaaatgcatcttttttcccctctgaaataaaaacacagaaacaTAATGAGATTGTCCAACAGCACAATCCTGTGCTTTCTCAGAATAGCAAGTGCcatattaaattgttttgtttccccAGTTCTGGCTGTACACAGGACATAGTGTTCATCATCTGTCTTGTTGTTACTAATAGAATGTGAATAGTATTATATCGggctactccaatatttttgctgtTATGCCGTCTGTTGACTATAATTCTCCTTTTTTGATCATAAAGTGAAAATCTgcttaattttcttattcaacTTAACTTCTAAGGAATTTGCTAAACTGTAGTTTATATAGAACTTGTTCAAGAGCCATATTTTCTGATCAGTGTCAAAATCTTATGTTAGaagctagaaaaattaatttctccaGGCCTGAGATTATACTGTTAAGAAATGTACCAATGAAGTACAGAGTCTACCACCATTTGAGAGTTCAGTCTTTGTTGTAGTTTATGGAAGCATGAGAATGCTTTGAGTTTGAGAATGAACCCACTGGTAATTTCTGCCTCTTGTTCTTTCTCTATGAGAGAACACAGAGTTTGTGAACAATCAGGTGTTTTCCATCTCTGACCTTTCTTTGTGCAGTCTCATATGCTTTAGCCTGTGTCTGCTGCACACACTTTCTTCCCTATCTCACACCCTAGGAATCTAGGAAGGTGATTCTAAATAGGCCTATTTTTCTTTCCAGGAGTGGCTGTAAAGGAAAGAAGTATGAAACTCAGTCCCTTGCTTTGGATATGTGTTCTCAGGTAggtctaattctgttttttatgaGGTTCACAGaacataaattttttatttgtgattGTGGGATTAGGAAAAATTGGCAATTTTTTTGCTATCTTCAATTACTTAAGTCATGAAAACTGGGTCTTCAAAAAGgtataaatacatagaaatatataatatatacatagaaaattctatataaacaaacacatatgtatatgtgtgtttattttttttgtatgtgtgtatgtttatatttttctgcgtaattgaaaaaattgatttttgcTACTGCCCTCCTCAACTCTTCAcatggagaaagcaaggaaacaaattagttaaaagacatttcattttcagaataGAATATTCTTTCCAATTTAATCTGTTTGTTTTGTAACTTGTGTGGTTAAGGAGTAATAGTTAGGATTCTGGGGTCTGAGGCAGAATACAGAATATGCCTATTCTTTCAAAATATTGAAGTTGATATCTGCATTACTTGAAGTATCTACAAAGGGTAATGAATTGGAAGACTCAGATTAGGTATAAATAGGCTGCCTTTCTCTCAATAAGCATTCGTAAAGTATTTGCCATCAGATagatgctaggcactatgctaagcactattATCAATAAGGATGGTTTGTACCAGAAAAGTGACCTATAAGCCATAATCAAGTACAGGTATAGACTGGAAAAGAAGAGGTGGGCAGGTAATATAGGGAGTGTAAGGGATAATAGTTTGGTACTCACAGGCTTAAGAGTTGTAGGAAGGTCTCTAGTGAAGGAAAATTCATGTAGATGAATTGGGTAGGTCCTGTATAAAATGGTTCGTCACCATGATTCTCACTAGTTGAGGAAGACCCCTCGAAGTGTGCATTTTTCTGAATATGTCCTTCTGAGTTCTCTACAATCAGCCATTACTGGCTAAGCATCTGTTCTTTCTATAGGATAAAGGAGCAATTATCTCCCAGATTCCAGACATTTCAAATAGAGATGGCCATGCCACTGATGAAGAGAAATTGGCTTCTACATCATCCAGCCAGAAACCATCTGAGACAGAGGTGAAAGGTGAGCCAGAAGAAGACCTGGAGTACTTTGAATGTTCCAATGTTCCTGTGTCTGCCATAAATCATGCGTTTTCATCCTCAGAAGCAGGTATGGGAGCATATCTTTTATCTCATACATTTAATAATTTAGAGCAATCTGAAAGCCTGACGCAATAGCTGCCTCATGAGAAAGCTAGAAGAATTGAGTCATTGAAgtgagggggtgaggggaagagacAACAGGACCAGAGCACTTGGGCCAGCTCTTTCTTCTGGACTCTTATCGTAAAGAAGAGGTCTTGGAATCTCAAAATTGGAAGAGATATCAGAAAGCACGTGCATCTGGCCCTACACAAGGCATGGATCCCCTTTAT harbors:
- the TACC1 gene encoding transforming acidic coiled-coil-containing protein 1 isoform X4; this encodes MGGSFSQNPKDAVGEKPQKPREPVSDSEGNFETPEAETPIRSPIKEFCDPSLGSEGPGAKTQGLQEFDEQLVAEVSEKHLQEACPGSSENEAPSYLLAPPADKKDLEAGQLPSVMPLLLEAKKPEESPTLIADQDLSSNESSAPQEDSVTKDNMGVTLEASSDAELKAKTLLPESMSSRSKLRKPKPVSLKMRATGGEFSETDTIVEDHPIPKASYQFNPDEFDENTNPFMIGGSKILNSPPAVKQTLSSSSGDASDSGVELLEESRGSSLKLEFDFTDGMESTGVKKPPLRKPAHGGRKMVSKLAIRAQKDGISKPVIAKGLEKPSHPTDEEIPLQKATSKLEPNQGDSSNFNPFGGSSTLQNSPPLSKGSYHFDPDNFDDSMDPFKPTKTLSNCGPEDGNEAIEILESQLYEVQGEEVKKGTASPKKAKSRLITTTEQVKFLCFLLSGCKGKKYETQSLALDMCSQDKGAIISQIPDISNRDGHATDEEKLASTSSSQKPSETEVKGEPEEDLEYFECSNVPVSAINHAFSSSEAGLEKDTCQKMEKDGSSAPGVFDLCPTEKAPVSVACGDESPLDSICLSESDKTAVLTLIREEIITKEIEANEWKKKYEETRQEVLEMRKIVAEYEKTIAQMIEDEQRTNMTSQKSLQQLTMEKEQALADLNSVERSLSDLFRRYENLKGVLEGFKKNEEALKKCAQDYLTRVRQEEQRYQALKLHAEEKLDKANEEIAQVRTKAKAESAALHAGLRKEQMKVESLERALQQKNQEIEELTKICDELIAKLGKTGC
- the TACC1 gene encoding transforming acidic coiled-coil-containing protein 1 isoform X1: MAFSPWQILSPVQWAKWTWSAVHGGGAADGEARGPEGEAEEDDSQAENKSLSFSSDSEGNFETPEAETPIRSPIKEFCDPSLGSEGPGAKTQGLQEFDEQLVAEVSEKHLQEACPGSSENEAPSYLLAPPADKKDLEAGQLPSVMPLLLEAKKPEESPTLIADQDLSSNESSAPQEDSVTKDNMGVTLEASSDAELKAKTLLPESMSSRSKLRKPKPVSLKMRATGGEFSETDTIVEDHPIPKASYQFNPDEFDENTNPFMIGGSKILNSPPAVKQTLSSSSGDASDSGVELLEESRGSSLKLEFDFTDGMESTGVKKPPLRKPAHGGRKMVSKLAIRAQKDGISKPVIAKGLEKPSHPTDEEIPLQKATSKLEPNQGDSSNFNPFGGSSTLQNSPPLSKGSYHFDPDNFDDSMDPFKPTKTLSNCGPEDGNEAIEILESQLYEVQGEEVKKGTASPKKAKSRLITTTEQVKFLCFLLSGCKGKKYETQSLALDMCSQDKGAIISQIPDISNRDGHATDEEKLASTSSSQKPSETEVKGEPEEDLEYFECSNVPVSAINHAFSSSEAGLEKDTCQKMEKDGSSAPGVFDLCPTEKAPVSVACGDESPLDSICLSESDKTAVLTLIREEIITKEIEANEWKKKYEETRQEVLEMRKIVAEYEKTIAQMIEDEQRTNMTSQKSLQQLTMEKEQALADLNSVERSLSDLFRRYENLKGVLEGFKKNEEALKKCAQDYLTRVRQEEQRYQALKLHAEEKLDKANEEIAQVRTKAKAESAALHAGLRKEQMKVESLERALQQKNQEIEELTKICDELIAKLGKTGC
- the TACC1 gene encoding transforming acidic coiled-coil-containing protein 1 isoform X2, encoding MAFSPWQILSPVQWAKWTWSAVHGGGAADGEARGPEGEAEEDDSQAENKSLSFSSDSEGNFETPEAETPIRSPIKEFCDPSLGSEGPGAKTQGLQEFDEQLVAEVSEKHLQEACPGSSENEAPSYLLAPPADKKDLEAGQLPSVMPLLLEAKKPEESPTLIADQDLSSNESSAPQEDSVTKDNMGVTLEASSDAELKAKTLLPESMSSRSKLRKPKPVSLKMRATGGEFSETDTIVEDHPIPKASYQFNPDEFDENTNPFMIGGSKILNSPPAVKQTLSSSSGDASDSGVELLEESRGSSLKLEFDFTDGMESTGVKKPPLRKPAHGGRKMVSKLAIRAQKDGISKPVIAKGLEKPSHPTDEEIPLQKATSKLEPNQGDSSNFNPFGGSSTLQNSPPLSKGSYHFDPDNFDDSMDPFKPTKTLSNCGPEDGNEAIEILESQLYEVQGEEVKKGTASPKKAKSRLITSGCKGKKYETQSLALDMCSQDKGAIISQIPDISNRDGHATDEEKLASTSSSQKPSETEVKGEPEEDLEYFECSNVPVSAINHAFSSSEAGLEKDTCQKMEKDGSSAPGVFDLCPTEKAPVSVACGDESPLDSICLSESDKTAVLTLIREEIITKEIEANEWKKKYEETRQEVLEMRKIVAEYEKTIAQMIEDEQRTNMTSQKSLQQLTMEKEQALADLNSVERSLSDLFRRYENLKGVLEGFKKNEEALKKCAQDYLTRVRQEEQRYQALKLHAEEKLDKANEEIAQVRTKAKAESAALHAGLRKEQMKVESLERALQQKNQEIEELTKICDELIAKLGKTGC
- the TACC1 gene encoding transforming acidic coiled-coil-containing protein 1 isoform X3, with the translated sequence MAFSPWQILSPVQWAKWTWSAVHGGGAADGEARGPEGEAEEDDSQAENKSLSFSSDSEGNFETPEAETPIRSPIKEFCDPSLGSEGPGAKTQGLQEFDEQLVAEVSEKHLQEACPGSSENEAPSYLLAPPADKKDLEAGQLPSVMPLLLEAKKPEESPTLIADQDLSSNESSAPQEDSVTKDNMGVTLEASSDAELKAKTLLPESMSSRSKLRKPKPVSLKMRATGGEFSETDTIVEDHPIPKASYQFNPDEFDENTNPFMIGGSKILNSPPAVKQTLSSSSGDASDSGVELLEESRGSSLKLEFDFTDGMESTGVKKPPLRKPAHGGRKMVSKLAIRAQKDGISKPVIAKGLEKPSHPTDEEIPLQKATSKLEPNQGDSSNFNPFGGSSTLQNSPPLSKGSYHFDPDNFDDSMDPFKPTKTLSNCGPEDGNEAIEILESQLYEVQGEEVKKGTASPKKAKSRLITTTEQVKFLCFLLSGCKGKKYETQSLALDMCSQDKGAIISQIPDISNRDGHATDEEKLASTSSSQKPSETEVKGLEKDTCQKMEKDGSSAPGVFDLCPTEKAPVSVACGDESPLDSICLSESDKTAVLTLIREEIITKEIEANEWKKKYEETRQEVLEMRKIVAEYEKTIAQMIEDEQRTNMTSQKSLQQLTMEKEQALADLNSVERSLSDLFRRYENLKGVLEGFKKNEEALKKCAQDYLTRVRQEEQRYQALKLHAEEKLDKANEEIAQVRTKAKAESAALHAGLRKEQMKVESLERALQQKNQEIEELTKICDELIAKLGKTGC
- the TACC1 gene encoding transforming acidic coiled-coil-containing protein 1 isoform X5, whose amino-acid sequence is MAFSPWQILSPVQWAKWTWSAVHGGGAADGEARGPEGEAEEDDSQAENKSLSFSSDSEGNFETPEAETPIRSPIKEFCDPSLGSEGPGAKTQGLQEFDEQLVAEVSEKHLQEACPGSSENEAPSYLLAPPADKKDLEAGQLPSVMPLLLEAKKPEESPTLIADQDLSSNESSAPQEDSVTKDNMGVTLEASSDAELKAKTLLPESMSSRSKLRKPKPVSLKMRATGGEFSETDTIVEDHPIPKASYQFNPDEFDENTNPFMIGGSKILNSPPAVKQTLSSSSGDASDSGVELLEESRGSSLKLEFDFTDGMESTGVKKPPLRKPAHGGRKMVSKLAIRAQKDGISKPVIAKGLEKPSHPTDEEIPLQKATSKLEPNQGDSSNFNPFGGSSTLQNSPPLSKGSYHFDPDNFDDSMDPFKPTKTLSNCGPEDGNEAIEILESQLYEVQGEEVKKGTASPKKAKSRLITSGCKGKKYETQSLALDMCSQDKGAIISQIPDISNRDGHATDEEKLASTSSSQKPSETEVKGLEKDTCQKMEKDGSSAPGVFDLCPTEKAPVSVACGDESPLDSICLSESDKTAVLTLIREEIITKEIEANEWKKKYEETRQEVLEMRKIVAEYEKTIAQMIEDEQRTNMTSQKSLQQLTMEKEQALADLNSVERSLSDLFRRYENLKGVLEGFKKNEEALKKCAQDYLTRVRQEEQRYQALKLHAEEKLDKANEEIAQVRTKAKAESAALHAGLRKEQMKVESLERALQQKNQEIEELTKICDELIAKLGKTGC
- the TACC1 gene encoding transforming acidic coiled-coil-containing protein 1 isoform X6, translating into MPLLLEAKKPEESPTLIADQDLSSNESSAPQEDSVTKDNMGVTLEASSDAELKAKTLLPESMSSRSKLRKPKPVSLKMRATGGEFSETDTIVEDHPIPKASYQFNPDEFDENTNPFMIGGSKILNSPPAVKQTLSSSSGDASDSGVELLEESRGSSLKLEFDFTDGMESTGVKKPPLRKPAHGGRKMVSKLAIRAQKDGISKPVIAKGLEKPSHPTDEEIPLQKATSKLEPNQGDSSNFNPFGGSSTLQNSPPLSKGSYHFDPDNFDDSMDPFKPTKTLSNCGPEDGNEAIEILESQLYEVQGEEVKKGTASPKKAKSRLITTTEQVKFLCFLLSGCKGKKYETQSLALDMCSQDKGAIISQIPDISNRDGHATDEEKLASTSSSQKPSETEVKGEPEEDLEYFECSNVPVSAINHAFSSSEAGLEKDTCQKMEKDGSSAPGVFDLCPTEKAPVSVACGDESPLDSICLSESDKTAVLTLIREEIITKEIEANEWKKKYEETRQEVLEMRKIVAEYEKTIAQMIEDEQRTNMTSQKSLQQLTMEKEQALADLNSVERSLSDLFRRYENLKGVLEGFKKNEEALKKCAQDYLTRVRQEEQRYQALKLHAEEKLDKANEEIAQVRTKAKAESAALHAGLRKEQMKVESLERALQQKNQEIEELTKICDELIAKLGKTGC